The Mailhella massiliensis DNA segment CGTCGGTATCCGTGCCGGTAAGGAAAAAGGCGCGCATCAGGCCACTCCCAGGGTGCGCATCATGGCAAGATCGGCTTCAAAGGACGCGCCCGGCGTGGTGAGGTAGTCGCCCGTCATCATGCCGTTGGCCCCGGCCGCGTACAGCCAGCTCTGCCATTCGCCGAGCACATGGGCACGGCCGCCCGCAATGAGAATATCCTTTGCAGGATGCATGATACGGAAAAGCGCGATGCTCCGCAGGGCCTCTTCCGGCGAGAGACGGGGCATGTTTTCAAGCCGCGTGCCTTTGATGGCGTTCAGAAAGTTGATGGGAATGGAATCCACGTCCAGTTCCGCCAGAGTGCAGGCCAGTTCCACGCGCTGCGCCCGGCTTTCTCCAAGGCCCATGATGCCGCCGGAACATACCTCCATACCCGCTCCGCGTGCGGCCGCAAGGCTCGATACATCCTCGTCGTACTCGTGCGTGGTGCAGATATGGGGGAAAAAGCTCCGCGCCGTTTCCAGATTGTGATGGTAGCGGGTCATGCCCGCTTCGCGGTACATGCGGGCGCGTTCCGGCGTGAGCAGCCCCAGCGAACCGCATACCGCCATGCCCGTTTCCCTGATGATGCTCTCCACCGCCCGACACAGAGGTTCCACGTCGGCTTCGCCCAGCATGGTGCCGCTTACCACGATGCTGAAGCGCTTCGTGCCGTGGGATGCGGCTTCGGCCGCCCTTTGCAGCAGCGTTTCCTGTCCCACAAAAGGATAGACAGCGGAACCGGTTTCATGATGTGCTGACTGGGCGCAGAAGGCGCAGTTCTCCGGGCAGCGGCCCGACTTGGCGTTGACGATGCCGCAGTTGAAGAAGTCCGGCGCGCACATGGCGCGCACCGCCCCGGCCACGGCCAGCATGTCCGCCGTGGAGGAAGAAGGAAGGGAAACGAAGGCCTCGGCCTCGCTGCGGGAAAGCAGCGGAGCCTTGCCCGCGCCGGGAAGACGACGGAGTATGGTTTCAAGCAGACTGTCCATGATGCCCCTGATGTTTAATGAAAAAGGATGACACAGTCTGTACCGGATGCAAAGAATATGTCAACCTTAAACATTGACATTTGAGGTTGACATTTAAGAAGAGTCACAGGACGGAGCAGCGATGATGCGAGAGGAAATGCCCATGCGGAACCGCATTCTGGACAGTCTTGCCCGGGGCGGAGGGGAGGAATGGATATCGGGGGAGGCGCTTTCCCGCGATTTCCGCATCAGCCGGGCGGCGGTGAGCAAGCACGTCAACTCCCTGCGCGGGGAAGGCAACATCATCGAATCCGTACCGCGCCGGGGCTACCGGCTCATTTCCCGCGCCGACCCCTGGGCCGGGGACGACGTGCGCGAGGGGCTACGCACCCGCATACTCGGCAAAAAGGAATGGATATGGCTCAAGGAAACGGGGTCCACCAATCAGGTGGCCGCGCAGCAGGCGCTTGCCGGAGCGGAGGAAGGCCTTGTGGTGGTGGCACGCCGCCAGAACGAGGGCCGGGGCAGCAAGGGAAGCCGCTGGTTCTGCCTGCCGGGGAGCCTTTCCTTCTCCGTGCTGACGAAGCCGCATCTGCCGCCGGAAAAGCTGGCGCTTCTGCCCCTTCTCGCCATGGAGGCCTGCGCCCGCGCGGTGGAGAAGGGCTGCGGCATACGCCTGGAACAGCGCGCGCCCAACGACCTTTTTCTCCATGACCGCAAGGTGGTGGGCATACTGGCGGAAAGCATGTTTCACAATACGGAACTTCAGTGGTCCGTGGTGGGCATAGGCGTCAACGTCAACGTGCCCTCTTCCGCCATTCCCCCGGAGCTGGAGGGCATAGCCTCCTCGCTGTATGCGGAAACGAAAACGCCCTTCAGCGTGACGAAACTGTTGCGCTGCATTCTCGAAGAGCTAGAAAAGGAACTGGAAAAGGGCGAAACGCCCACGGAATACGCAAAAAAAGCACAGGCCCGCCGGGAGGACCTTGTCTGAACGAAGGCAAAAACGCAAACGCAGGCAACGGCCAGGCCGCCATGAAAAAAGCCCCTTTCGGGGCCTTTTTCTGCCTGTGCCGGAAGGCACGGAGTCGGTCAGCAGTAATATTCGTTTTCACGCCGTGCCTTCAGCTTTTCGCTGAAAGCGGAGGCAAAGCCGCGGTAGGCTTCCGTATCCATGTTTTTCGCGCCCTTGGGGCAGCGGCGTATGCAGCGGAAGCAGGAAAGACAGGTGTCGGCCACGGTTTCGTAGTCGTCCGCAATGGCATGTACGGGGCAGAGCTTCACGCACAGCCCGCAGTGCACGCACTCTTCCGAGGTGAGCGGACGGAACTTGCCCCCGCCCCCGCCTTCGCGGTAGGGCCGGTTGCCGGGGATATCCTTCACTTCCCTTGTCAGAGAAAAGGCGCGCGCCGCAAACTCGCCGTCGGCGGCAAGGTCGTCCCCGTCAGGCCGGTCTGCCTGAATTTCGCCGAAGGTATGGCGGCCCACCAGCGCCGCGGCTCCCACCACCACGAAGCCCTGTTCCCTCGCCATGTCGGCAAGTTCCAGAAGGGCGTCGTCATAATGACGGTTGCCGTAGGTTACCGTGACGATGCACGGGGTCTGCACCCCGCGGAAACGGGCAAGCCTCTCCCGCGCCACCGTGGGAATGCGGCCGACGTACACGGGAGCGCCGAAGATCACCCTGTCGTTCTCGCGGAAACGGACGATGTCGGTCGAAGCGTCGGTCGTGACGTCCACGACGTCGGCCTCCGCTCTCAGGCCGCGGGCCATGGCCTTCAGACTCTTTTCCGTGTTGCCCGTGGGGGAAAAATAAACAAGCGTCACCTTGCTCATGCACAGCCTCCTCATACTTTCCTGATAAAGGGCGCGGCAAAACGCCCGCGCGGCATTTTTCAGAATAACCGACACGCCGCTCCCTTTCAAGAAGACGGCGGGAACCTTCCGCCTTTTCCCCTGCCGGGACCGCGGCGCAACGAAAGGCGTTCCCCGTGCGGAAAAAACTCTCCCGCCGGAGCAGCCGTCACCCTTCCCGGAAAAATTCCAGGCGGCGCGGTCAGGCCCGCAGGCCAAGTCACTCCCCTTCCCGCCTTACCTTCAGGGGCAGTTCCATGTTCACGGCAAGGCCTCCGCCCTCCCTGTTTTCCGCCCATATTCTGCCGCCGTGGGCATGGGCGGCGCGTTCCGCGAGGGAAAGCCCCATGCCGGTGCCGCCGCTTTCTCTGCGGCGCGAGGCGTCCACCCGGAAAAAGGGCCGGAATATCCTCTCCAGCGCCTCTTCCGGCACGCCCGGTCCCCGGTCTTCCACCACCAGCAGGCAGCGCTGCCTGCGCGAGGTGAGGCGTATGACGATGCGCCCGTCGTCCGGGGTGTAGCGCAGCGCATTGCGCAGCACGTTTTCCACGGCATGGCGGAGCATGTCCGCATCGCCCGCAAAGGGCAGTCGCTCGGGAAGAAACTCCTCCACCTCGCAACCGCGCACACTCCCTTCAAAGCGCACATCCTCCGCCACGTCGCGCACCAGAGCGGCCAGATCAAAGGAGGAAAAGCACAGCCTCGCCTCCATGCGCGAATAGGCGAGCATACTTTCGATGAGCGCATCCATGCGCTCCGTTTCCAGGCAGAGCCTGTCCAGCAGACGGGGGGAAACGTTCTCCCTCCGCAGAAGCTCCACCGTAACGGAAAGGCGCGTGAGCGGCGAACGCAGTTCGTGGGACACATCGGCAATGAGCGCCTTCTCCCTCACCCTTTCCTTTTCCCGCTGTTCGGCCATGCTGTTGAAGGCCCGGGCCAGAAGCCCGAGTTCATCCTTTCTGTTCGCCATGTCCGGCGAAACGCGCGCCGAAAGGTCTCCCCCGGAAAGCCGGTGTATCACCGAGGTGAAGTGCCCCATGATGTTCTTGAGCACGCTGATGAGCACATAGGCTTCCAGCGCGGCCACAATGAAGGTAAAAACGACCCAGAGGCAGATTTCCTGCGCGGAGGAGAAGGAGTTTCCGCCGCTTTGCAGCAGATCGCTTGCCGCGTATTCCCCGAATTCGCCGAGTATGGCGAAGGAACCGATGAACAGGATGCCGCAGATGTATATCTTGCGGAACAGCGGCAGAGAATCCCAGAATGCGGCCAGCCTTCCCCACGCCTTTTTCATGAATGTTCCTCCCCCCGGATGGCGTACATGTACCCCACGCCGCGTATGCTGCGTATGCGTTCCGAACCGTCGGGATACGGCCCCAGCTTGCGGCGCACGCGGCTTATCTGCATGTCGAGCCCCCGCTCCATGGGCACGGCTTCGCGGCCGAATACCGCAAGGCTCAGCGCATCGCGGGAAATCACCCTGCCCGGCGAGGAAAGCAGCGCGCGCAGCACGCGGTATTCCTGACCGCTCAGGGAAATCTCCTCCTCGCCCTTCCACGCCTTCATGGCGCCTTCATCCAGCCGTATGTCGCCCCCGGCCTCCCCGGCGGAAGGCTGGGCGCGCCGCATCACCGCCCGCACGCGGGAAAGCAGCTCCCGGGGATTGAAGGGCTTGGGCAGATAGTCGTCCGCCCCGGCGTCCAGCCCGCGCACTCTGTCGGAAAAATCGCCGCGCGCCGTAAGCATGATCACGGGAAGCCGCGAGAGCCGGGCGTCCCTGCGGACGGCGCGGAGCACTTCAAAGCCGTTCTTTTCCGGCAGCATGACGTCGAGAATGACCATGTCCGGTTTTTCCTCAAGAATGGCGGCAAGACCGCTCTGCCCGTCGTGGGCGAAGCGGCAGGCGATGTGCTCCGGCCGGAAATAATCCTCCAGAAGCTGGCACAGCTCCTTGTCGTCGTCGATAATCAGCATCTGAAACATGACGCATCCTTATATAAAATAAAGAGAAGGAGGCGTTCCCCCGGAAAAGGTTCCGCAGCAAAACGGCAGACGCGCACGGCGGCGCACACGCCTTCCTTCAACACGAAATACTCTTTCCCTTTCCTGTAACACCCGGAAACGGCGGCGGCAACGCGGCCGGAGGCGCTGTTACGCTTCGTTACATATTATACAAAAATTCCCTGTATAACTTTTATCACAAAACTCACATAAAACGCATAAAATCAGTTACACTACGTTACCTTTGCTTTATATTCTTCCTTATTTTCATGAAAAACGGAATATCCATTCCCTTCACTCGTACCATTTTCTGAACGAGAAGGTGTGTTTTTTTGCCGTTACGCTTTGTTACACCGGCAGTTATCCCCTTTTTCATGCACCGATTCTATACTTTTCCCATATTGCAACCCGCAGGAGATTTTCATGTTTTCCCGCATACGATTTTTCCGTCCCCTCGGCATGAGCGTACGGGGCCGCTATCTCGGTTCGCTGCTGCTTCTCTGGCTGCTCGTCAACGCCGCGGTGAGAACCGCGCTTATTTTCATGGCGCACCGCACTCTCGACGCATCCTTCCCCCTTGGGACGCTGGTCATGCTGTACCTGAAGGGCGCCTTCAACGACATCTTCCCCTATGTGCTGCTCACCATGCCCCTCATGGCGCTCGTGCTGCTGAAGAAAAATCTCTTCACCGGCAGGGCGGGCCGCGCTGCCGCCGCGTTCGTCTTCTGGCTGTACGCCTGCGCCTTTCTTTTCGGCGCGGTGGCCGAAACGCTGTTCTGGGAGGAATTTTCCAGCCGCTTCAACTTCATCGCCGTGGATTACCTCATCTACACCACGGAGGTGCTGAAGAACATCAAAGAATCCTACCCCGTGATTCCTCTGCTCTCCGCCGTGGCCGCCTGCGGCGCGATGTTTGCCGTATGGGCCATGCGCGGAACGGCAAAGAAGGCGCACCTCTCCGCCCCCCGGCCCGCATGGCTTGCCGCGGCATACCTTGCCCTGGTATGCGCGGCCTTCTTCCACACGCCCGCTTCCTCCCCCGACAGAGTGCAGCGGGAACTTGCCGCCAACGGCGTGTGGTCGCTCTTTTCCGCCTACCGGCACAACAGCCTCGATTACCGCGAATTCTACCCCGTGCTGGATGAGGGCAGGGCCGCCCGGCTGGTGCGCGAAGAAACCGCAGAACCCGGCGCGCGCTTCATTGACGATGCCGGTACGGTACGGCGCGACATTTCCTCTTCCCGCCCGGCATGGAAGCCCAACGTCGTGCAGATAGTGGTGGAAAGCCTCGGCAGCGACCTTCTGGGAGAAAACACGCCCAACCTGAACCGCCTGGTGGAGGAAAGCCTCTTTTTCTCCAACCTCCGGGCCACGGGCACGCGCACGGTGCGCGGCATCGAGGCGCTCACCCTTTCCCTGCCGCCCACGCCCGGTTCCTCCATCGTGCGGAGGCCGGGCTGCGAAGGGCTTTTTTCCACAGGTTCCGTCTTTCGCGCGCAGGGCTACGACACCGCCTTTCTCTACGGAGGCTTCGGCTACTTCGACAACATGAACGCCTTCTTCTCGGGCAACGGCTTCCGCATCGTGGACCGCGCCTCCATGAAAAATGAAGACATCACCTTCACCAACGCCTGGGGCGTGTGCGACGAAGACCTTTTCCGCGCCTGCCTGCGCGAGGCCGACGAAAGCTTCCGCACGGGGCGCCCCTTTCATCAGTTCGTGCTCACCACCTCCAACCACCGCCCCTTCACCTACCCGGAAGGCAGGGTATCCATTCCTTCCGGCACGGGCAGGGCGGGAGCCGTGGCCTATACCGACTACGCCATCGGGGCCTTTTTCCGGGAAGCCTCGAAACGGCCCTGGTTCAGCAACACGGTGTTCGTCATCTCGGGCGACCACACCTCCGGCGCAGCGGGACATACCGACCTTCCGCCGGAGCGCTACCTCATTCCGGCCATGATCTACGCCCCCGGCCGCATCGCTCCCCGGAAGGTGAACACCCTGTGCAGCCAGGCGGATATTGCCCCCACGCTGTTCGACCTGCTGGGCTGGAGCTACCGTTCGGGCTTTTTCGGCAGAAGCATTCTTTCCCTGCGTCCCGGAGAAGGCCGCGCCTGGATAAGCACCTATCAGATACTCGGCAGACTTGAGGAAGGCGGACTCGTCACCCTTGAACCCGTGCGCGAAAGTTCCGTCCTGGCATGGAGCAGCGCCGAAGGTCTGGGCGGACCTCTCGACGAGGAGGAAAAACGCGCCCGGCTCGAACGGACCGTGGCCGACTATCAGCTTGCCGGAGACCTTTTCGCCCGGGGCGGACTGAAGGAAGAGGAAGTGCTCCGCTGACGCACGGCACCGGAGATATTTCCCCGGCGGGACAAAGCTGTTGACAGAACGGCCGCCCGGCGCAAGGGTTGCCGCAGTGTTTCCCACTCTTTCCCGGCCCTGCCCCAAAAAGCAGAGCCGGGGCAAAACGCTTCGGGACATTTTCATGAAAAAGGAAAATTTATTATTCTAAGGATAATATTTTATGTAATTATATCAAGATGTTATTTTTAATAGTAAGAATTCTTTTTCTTTCATGTCCGCACCTTTGTCCGCACAATGTAAATAGAAAGATAACGACAAAACATGAACAGCCTCAGGCTACTCAGACCATCTTTTTATAGCCTGACCATCAAGGATTGGCAAGTTGAAAGCATAGCCTGTCTTCAGACAGATTTCGTCCGTCAGGCTGAGACGATAGGTAGAGTTTTCGGGAGGCTGCAATAGACTTACCGAGAGCATCCACCACCGCATGAATTTTGGAGGTAAAACCGCCACGACTTCGGCCGAGAGCATGATTGTGTCCAGCGGTATGTCGAGCTCCGGCACTATGTCTATGAGCATGAACGTATGTCCCATCAATCATGATGTAGTTCATATCAGCCTGTAAGGTAAGAAGCTCAAGGATAGCAGTCAGATATCCTCTTTTTTCCATGAACCATATTTCTTTGACAAAGCTCGCCATGGAGATCCGGTTCACAGCATCCAATGTACAGCATTGAGAAAGTTTCTGACGTCACCAGTCGGTCGTCCTCCACGAGGAGAACCTTCTGTCGGCAGTATAGGCTCAAGTCTGAGCCAGAGGTCTTCAGGGATGTCATAGTAGCACATTTCCCTGTCGTAACACGATGAAAACCTTACCTAACCTGGATTCCCTATTTTCACGAAGATGGTTTGCAGACACACCCAGCTTTTTCCACTCTGATCGGCGGTCCCATTCTTGACTACCTGTTCAAGAAAGGTACCCCTTATGCTCTTCGGGTGCAGGCACTTACTCTGCTCCTCGGCTTCGGCATGACGGCTCTGGCGTTCGGTATGATCGTCCCCGGAAGTGCCGGTCAGATTGCCCTGCTTGCATTCCATACAT contains these protein-coding regions:
- the bioB gene encoding biotin synthase BioB, with the translated sequence MDSLLETILRRLPGAGKAPLLSRSEAEAFVSLPSSSTADMLAVAGAVRAMCAPDFFNCGIVNAKSGRCPENCAFCAQSAHHETGSAVYPFVGQETLLQRAAEAASHGTKRFSIVVSGTMLGEADVEPLCRAVESIIRETGMAVCGSLGLLTPERARMYREAGMTRYHHNLETARSFFPHICTTHEYDEDVSSLAAARGAGMEVCSGGIMGLGESRAQRVELACTLAELDVDSIPINFLNAIKGTRLENMPRLSPEEALRSIALFRIMHPAKDILIAGGRAHVLGEWQSWLYAAGANGMMTGDYLTTPGASFEADLAMMRTLGVA
- a CDS encoding biotin--[acetyl-CoA-carboxylase] ligase, which produces MMREEMPMRNRILDSLARGGGEEWISGEALSRDFRISRAAVSKHVNSLRGEGNIIESVPRRGYRLISRADPWAGDDVREGLRTRILGKKEWIWLKETGSTNQVAAQQALAGAEEGLVVVARRQNEGRGSKGSRWFCLPGSLSFSVLTKPHLPPEKLALLPLLAMEACARAVEKGCGIRLEQRAPNDLFLHDRKVVGILAESMFHNTELQWSVVGIGVNVNVPSSAIPPELEGIASSLYAETKTPFSVTKLLRCILEELEKELEKGETPTEYAKKAQARREDLV
- a CDS encoding flavodoxin domain-containing protein — encoded protein: MSKVTLVYFSPTGNTEKSLKAMARGLRAEADVVDVTTDASTDIVRFRENDRVIFGAPVYVGRIPTVARERLARFRGVQTPCIVTVTYGNRHYDDALLELADMAREQGFVVVGAAALVGRHTFGEIQADRPDGDDLAADGEFAARAFSLTREVKDIPGNRPYREGGGGGKFRPLTSEECVHCGLCVKLCPVHAIADDYETVADTCLSCFRCIRRCPKGAKNMDTEAYRGFASAFSEKLKARRENEYYC
- a CDS encoding sensor histidine kinase, with protein sequence MKKAWGRLAAFWDSLPLFRKIYICGILFIGSFAILGEFGEYAASDLLQSGGNSFSSAQEICLWVVFTFIVAALEAYVLISVLKNIMGHFTSVIHRLSGGDLSARVSPDMANRKDELGLLARAFNSMAEQREKERVREKALIADVSHELRSPLTRLSVTVELLRRENVSPRLLDRLCLETERMDALIESMLAYSRMEARLCFSSFDLAALVRDVAEDVRFEGSVRGCEVEEFLPERLPFAGDADMLRHAVENVLRNALRYTPDDGRIVIRLTSRRQRCLLVVEDRGPGVPEEALERIFRPFFRVDASRRRESGGTGMGLSLAERAAHAHGGRIWAENREGGGLAVNMELPLKVRREGE
- a CDS encoding response regulator transcription factor codes for the protein MFQMLIIDDDKELCQLLEDYFRPEHIACRFAHDGQSGLAAILEEKPDMVILDVMLPEKNGFEVLRAVRRDARLSRLPVIMLTARGDFSDRVRGLDAGADDYLPKPFNPRELLSRVRAVMRRAQPSAGEAGGDIRLDEGAMKAWKGEEEISLSGQEYRVLRALLSSPGRVISRDALSLAVFGREAVPMERGLDMQISRVRRKLGPYPDGSERIRSIRGVGYMYAIRGEEHS
- a CDS encoding LTA synthase family protein, which translates into the protein MFSRIRFFRPLGMSVRGRYLGSLLLLWLLVNAAVRTALIFMAHRTLDASFPLGTLVMLYLKGAFNDIFPYVLLTMPLMALVLLKKNLFTGRAGRAAAAFVFWLYACAFLFGAVAETLFWEEFSSRFNFIAVDYLIYTTEVLKNIKESYPVIPLLSAVAACGAMFAVWAMRGTAKKAHLSAPRPAWLAAAYLALVCAAFFHTPASSPDRVQRELAANGVWSLFSAYRHNSLDYREFYPVLDEGRAARLVREETAEPGARFIDDAGTVRRDISSSRPAWKPNVVQIVVESLGSDLLGENTPNLNRLVEESLFFSNLRATGTRTVRGIEALTLSLPPTPGSSIVRRPGCEGLFSTGSVFRAQGYDTAFLYGGFGYFDNMNAFFSGNGFRIVDRASMKNEDITFTNAWGVCDEDLFRACLREADESFRTGRPFHQFVLTTSNHRPFTYPEGRVSIPSGTGRAGAVAYTDYAIGAFFREASKRPWFSNTVFVISGDHTSGAAGHTDLPPERYLIPAMIYAPGRIAPRKVNTLCSQADIAPTLFDLLGWSYRSGFFGRSILSLRPGEGRAWISTYQILGRLEEGGLVTLEPVRESSVLAWSSAEGLGGPLDEEEKRARLERTVADYQLAGDLFARGGLKEEEVLR